One sulfur-oxidizing endosymbiont of Gigantopelta aegis genomic region harbors:
- a CDS encoding protein kinase domain-containing protein, with protein MNKISIKVIHGQLKSKEFVFEERTTCIIGRAIDNHILLPDDQAHSTISRYHCLLDINPPDICIRDFGSLNGTFVNGEKIGQREIDADLIKAKQLIYPEYDLKSGDQFKIGESVFQVSISGSENLVEKIENVSTVEVDPLDKINLLMKKADDEQPDLLAIKGFNIIKKIGKGSMGAVYLAHKKNSSSKEPSDIALKVMLPKVQSNPRTHQQFIREAKNTRLLKHDNIVRVHDVGCNDDTYFFTSEYCEAGSVSQLIRKNGGKLPLFLALKILINILDGLEYAHNIKIPMLVLADGKKTSAVGLVHRDLKPGNILLTKNKGELQAKIADFGLAKAFDVAGLSGRTATGVSAGTPFYMPRQQVINFKFAKPEVDVWAAAATFYRMSTGRYPRRYSKKTDPWLTTLKSPVSPIRTYDKSIPKALAKVIDKALLEQPDLFYKSAIDFKLDLLKVI; from the coding sequence TTGAATAAAATATCAATTAAAGTAATACATGGACAATTAAAGTCAAAAGAATTTGTCTTTGAGGAACGTACTACCTGTATCATTGGTCGGGCGATAGATAATCATATTCTGTTGCCGGATGATCAGGCGCATAGCACGATTTCTCGTTACCATTGTTTATTAGATATTAACCCACCCGATATTTGTATTCGTGATTTTGGTAGTTTGAATGGCACTTTTGTTAATGGCGAAAAAATAGGTCAGCGGGAAATAGATGCTGACTTAATCAAAGCCAAACAATTAATTTATCCTGAATATGATTTAAAAAGTGGTGACCAATTTAAAATAGGTGAAAGTGTCTTTCAAGTTAGTATATCGGGTTCTGAAAATTTAGTTGAAAAAATAGAAAATGTGTCAACAGTTGAAGTTGATCCCTTAGATAAAATTAATCTGTTGATGAAAAAGGCCGATGATGAGCAACCGGATCTGCTGGCTATAAAGGGCTTCAATATTATAAAAAAAATAGGCAAGGGGAGTATGGGGGCTGTTTATCTGGCACATAAAAAAAATAGTTCAAGTAAAGAACCGTCTGATATTGCTTTAAAAGTAATGTTGCCAAAAGTACAAAGCAATCCCAGAACCCATCAACAATTTATTCGCGAAGCGAAAAATACCCGTTTATTGAAACACGATAATATCGTCAGAGTGCATGATGTTGGTTGCAATGATGACACCTATTTTTTTACCAGTGAATACTGTGAAGCAGGTAGTGTCTCTCAGTTAATACGAAAAAATGGTGGCAAATTACCCTTGTTTTTAGCCTTAAAAATACTCATCAATATACTTGATGGACTTGAATATGCACATAATATAAAAATTCCTATGCTGGTTTTAGCTGATGGTAAGAAAACATCGGCAGTCGGTTTGGTGCATAGAGATTTAAAACCCGGCAATATTCTTCTGACAAAAAACAAGGGGGAATTACAGGCAAAAATTGCTGATTTTGGTTTGGCCAAAGCTTTTGATGTGGCAGGGCTGAGTGGCAGAACGGCAACCGGTGTTTCTGCGGGGACACCTTTTTATATGCCTAGACAACAAGTGATTAACTTTAAGTTTGCCAAGCCTGAAGTGGACGTTTGGGCTGCAGCAGCGACTTTTTATCGCATGAGTACTGGTCGCTATCCACGACGTTATAGTAAAAAAACCGATCCCTGGCTCACCACATTAAAATCACCTGTCTCACCGATTCGTACTTATGATAAGTCTATACCTAAAGCCTTAGCCAAAGTAATCGATAAGGCTTTACTCGAACAACCCGATTTGTTTTATAAAAGTGCCATTGATTTTAAACTTGATTTGTTAAAAGTGATTTAA
- a CDS encoding PP2C family protein-serine/threonine phosphatase — protein MTNNLLSVINIKAYAGLSDPGLVRNKNEDNYALLPEQGLFFVADGVGGMPSGDIASMLVLEVLPSLIQQRLEQQRLFKHDEVIVCLRQAVIDLSNRLLAESQHHASYSGMASTLVLVQFLQDRLYVVHLGDSRAYLLKDKTLSQITCDHTLVRDLVQAGAITEEDALTHPGKNQLVQYMGMELAPNPDVNTLSIWSGEKILLCSDGLTDMLSEQEIAQILIDNPKPDKACQILIESANAAGGKDNVTAVIVDLKSG, from the coding sequence ATGACTAATAATTTATTATCTGTTATTAACATTAAAGCATATGCCGGTCTGTCTGATCCTGGACTGGTGCGTAACAAGAATGAAGATAATTATGCGCTATTGCCTGAGCAAGGATTGTTTTTTGTTGCTGATGGTGTCGGTGGTATGCCATCGGGTGATATTGCCTCAATGCTGGTGCTTGAAGTGTTGCCATCTTTAATACAGCAACGTCTTGAGCAACAGCGATTATTTAAACATGATGAGGTCATAGTCTGTTTACGACAGGCAGTGATCGATTTGAGTAATCGCTTGTTAGCGGAAAGTCAGCATCATGCCAGCTATAGCGGCATGGCTTCAACATTGGTGTTAGTGCAGTTCTTACAAGATCGACTCTATGTGGTGCACTTAGGTGATAGCCGTGCTTATTTGTTAAAAGATAAGACTTTATCCCAAATAACCTGTGATCATACTTTAGTGAGAGATTTAGTACAGGCGGGTGCGATTACAGAAGAAGATGCCTTAACACACCCCGGGAAAAATCAATTAGTACAGTATATGGGCATGGAGCTTGCCCCGAATCCAGATGTGAATACCTTGTCTATCTGGTCGGGAGAAAAAATATTGCTGTGTTCTGATGGTTTGACTGATATGCTGAGTGAACAGGAGATTGCTCAGATATTAATAGACAATCCTAAGCCTGATAAAGCCTGCCAAATCTTGATTGAGTCGGCTAATGCTGCTGGTGGCAAGGACAATGTGACTGCAGTTATTGTTGATTTAAAATCGGGCTAG
- a CDS encoding carbonic anhydrase: MSVLSKSFYSILASALLISPLLVSASSDNDDNKTQKAPIHWSYQGDTGPIHWAELSSEFLTCKQGKNQSPENISRAVKAKLKPIAFDYAMLVPENIVNTGHSIQVNIRSGGSIKFDDKEFFLKQFHFHSPSENQIDGVSYPLEAHFVHVSDDNELAVVSLLYQPGLDNLALLPLLKNMPMKVGGSSRLSAQDTQLFERKKAVKNYFRYNGSLTTPPCTEGVTWIVMQSRPGMSQRQLNVFRTALQHPNSRPVQPLNARTVLK; encoded by the coding sequence ATGTCAGTATTGAGCAAATCATTTTATTCAATTCTTGCTTCTGCCCTACTCATTAGTCCTCTATTAGTTTCTGCTAGTAGTGATAATGATGACAATAAAACACAGAAAGCACCCATTCACTGGTCCTATCAAGGTGATACGGGCCCTATCCACTGGGCTGAGCTTTCCTCTGAGTTTCTTACTTGTAAACAGGGCAAGAATCAGTCTCCGGAGAATATCAGCCGTGCCGTCAAAGCCAAACTCAAACCCATCGCATTTGATTATGCCATGTTAGTGCCGGAAAATATTGTTAACACGGGGCATTCAATTCAGGTTAATATTCGTTCTGGGGGCAGTATAAAATTTGATGACAAAGAATTCTTCTTGAAGCAATTTCATTTTCATAGCCCCAGTGAAAATCAAATTGATGGCGTCAGCTATCCTTTAGAAGCGCATTTTGTGCATGTGAGCGATGACAATGAATTAGCCGTTGTATCACTCTTGTATCAACCTGGTTTAGATAACCTTGCCCTGCTTCCATTACTGAAAAATATGCCGATGAAAGTCGGTGGTTCATCACGCCTAAGCGCTCAGGATACACAATTATTTGAGCGTAAAAAAGCAGTAAAAAATTACTTTCGTTACAATGGTTCTTTAACAACACCACCGTGTACCGAAGGCGTCACATGGATTGTCATGCAGTCCAGACCGGGGATGTCTCAACGTCAGCTGAATGTGTTCAGGACAGCGCTACAACACCCTAATAGTCGTCCGGTTCAACCCTTAAATGCACGTACTGTACTTAAATAA
- the rlmD gene encoding 23S rRNA (uracil(1939)-C(5))-methyltransferase RlmD, whose product MARRRRRAKLPQDPITVTIESVSHDGKGVCHVDDMTVFIDGALEGEEISFIYTNKRKNIGEGKVHEIIKASPLRVEPECEHFSYCGGCSLQHLADDQQILLKQGIMLDNLKHLGKSEPETVLEPLRGPHWGYRTKARLGVRFVVKKDKMLVGFREKHSNFLAELETCKVLHPDVGLHLRGLSELILSLSIYKQIPQIEVAYGDDQGAFIVRHLAAFTEEDLQKISAYAEKMSLHIYLQSKGPDTVIRLYPPLEDDDNKTEGTFQELSYALPEYDIVNYFRPTDFTQVNMEINRKMIDLALELMAPKANDKVLDLFCGLGNFTLPIARQVAHVTGVEGSSELVIRAKENALRNGIVNTDYFAADLFEDFATMKWAQQQYDCILLDPARSGAMAIVEYLPKFGAKTVVYVSCNPSTLARDTEIMVHKNGYTLVKAGVMDMFPHTSHVESIALFMKK is encoded by the coding sequence ATGGCCAGAAGAAGACGTAGAGCAAAATTACCTCAAGACCCAATCACAGTTACTATCGAATCAGTCAGTCATGATGGTAAGGGGGTCTGTCATGTGGATGATATGACTGTCTTCATTGATGGTGCTTTAGAAGGCGAAGAAATCAGTTTTATTTATACTAATAAACGCAAAAATATTGGTGAGGGCAAGGTACACGAAATTATTAAGGCATCGCCCTTACGAGTCGAGCCTGAATGTGAGCATTTTTCTTATTGTGGCGGCTGTAGCTTGCAGCACCTGGCTGACGATCAGCAAATTCTCCTCAAGCAGGGAATTATGCTGGATAACCTAAAGCATTTGGGCAAGTCTGAACCTGAAACGGTGCTTGAGCCTTTGCGTGGTCCACATTGGGGCTATCGTACCAAAGCGCGATTGGGCGTACGCTTTGTGGTCAAAAAAGATAAAATGCTGGTTGGCTTTCGGGAAAAACACAGTAATTTTCTGGCAGAACTTGAGACTTGTAAAGTACTACACCCTGATGTGGGGCTACATTTAAGGGGCTTGTCTGAATTAATTTTATCTTTATCTATCTATAAACAAATTCCACAAATTGAAGTGGCCTATGGTGATGACCAAGGGGCGTTTATTGTGCGTCACCTAGCCGCATTTACGGAAGAGGATTTGCAGAAAATATCAGCCTATGCAGAAAAAATGTCCCTGCATATTTATCTGCAATCTAAAGGGCCTGATACTGTTATTCGCCTATATCCACCGCTGGAAGACGATGATAATAAGACTGAGGGTACTTTTCAAGAACTCAGTTATGCCTTGCCGGAATATGATATTGTTAATTATTTTCGTCCCACTGATTTCACTCAGGTGAACATGGAAATTAATCGTAAGATGATTGATTTGGCACTGGAATTAATGGCACCCAAGGCAAATGATAAGGTCTTGGATTTATTTTGTGGCCTAGGGAATTTTACCCTACCAATTGCTCGCCAAGTGGCGCATGTCACGGGAGTTGAAGGCAGTTCTGAATTAGTGATTCGAGCCAAAGAGAATGCTTTGAGAAATGGCATTGTAAATACTGATTATTTTGCTGCGGATTTATTTGAAGATTTCGCCACGATGAAATGGGCGCAACAGCAATATGATTGTATTTTGCTTGATCCAGCGCGTAGTGGGGCAATGGCGATTGTCGAATATCTTCCTAAGTTTGGCGCTAAGACGGTAGTGTATGTGTCTTGTAACCCCTCGACCCTAGCGCGTGATACGGAAATTATGGTACATAAGAATGGTTATACATTAGTGAAAGCTGGGGTGATGGATATGTTTCCTCATACTTCTCACGTGGAATCAATTGCCTTGTTTATGAAAAAATAG
- a CDS encoding ABC transporter substrate-binding protein: MIKRILLIIPSFFFLFILFACTDEQHDEPEADIIRFGLTSAPVTLDPLQATDATSARINRLIYQRLVEFGADNKPIPGIATWKLLDAKHYRFTLTGKSVFHHGHVLTANDVKATYDALLDPKTASPHRNALKHILRIEVLDERTLDFFLTRSDPLFPAFLAVGILPADALKQAHTFNQQPIGSGQFEFLRWPFDGQLFLRRKSDQQVFEFLKVKNPTVRVLKLLRGELDLIQNDLPPEHIAFLKSSDEIQFLTESGANYSYLGFNLQDKDTGQQKLRSAIAYALDRDKIIQYALGNAAQKANGFFPAQHWAGARLKSYDYDPIRAVALMLELGYSEKKHLKLVYKTSSDPFRIRIATIIQSQLKDIFIDVEIRSYDWGTFYGDIKNGQFQMYSLTWVGIKTPDVFRQVFHSHSLPPEGANRGRLNNPKIDQMIELAEQEMDLQQQANLYQILQQELHQVLPYVSLWYEDNIAFYRKNIHGYQVSHDGNYDGLKNVYRSLNKTNKINNKQKD, from the coding sequence GTGATTAAACGGATTTTGCTCATCATTCCCAGTTTCTTTTTTCTATTCATATTATTTGCATGTACTGATGAACAGCATGATGAGCCGGAGGCGGATATTATTCGTTTTGGCCTGACCAGTGCGCCGGTCACATTGGATCCGCTTCAGGCTACTGATGCGACTTCTGCCCGTATTAATCGCCTCATTTATCAACGTCTGGTTGAATTCGGGGCAGATAATAAGCCTATTCCCGGCATTGCTACCTGGAAACTATTAGATGCAAAACATTATCGTTTTACTTTAACGGGAAAATCGGTTTTTCATCATGGCCACGTTTTGACTGCAAACGATGTCAAAGCGACTTATGATGCACTGCTCGATCCAAAAACCGCCTCCCCCCATCGCAATGCTTTAAAGCATATTTTACGCATAGAGGTATTGGATGAGCGTACGCTTGATTTCTTTTTAACCCGTTCAGATCCTCTTTTCCCAGCTTTTTTAGCCGTGGGTATTTTACCCGCTGATGCGCTTAAACAAGCACATACTTTTAATCAACAACCGATTGGTAGTGGTCAATTTGAGTTTCTTCGTTGGCCGTTTGACGGACAGTTATTTTTACGACGAAAATCTGATCAGCAAGTATTTGAGTTTCTTAAAGTAAAAAATCCGACGGTGCGAGTGTTAAAACTTCTCCGAGGTGAATTGGATTTAATTCAGAATGATTTACCACCTGAACACATTGCTTTTCTAAAAAGTTCGGATGAAATTCAATTTTTAACTGAGTCAGGTGCTAACTATAGTTATCTCGGCTTTAACTTGCAGGATAAAGATACCGGGCAACAAAAGCTGAGAAGTGCAATCGCCTATGCTTTGGATAGGGATAAAATTATTCAGTATGCTTTAGGTAATGCCGCGCAAAAAGCCAATGGTTTTTTCCCTGCTCAGCATTGGGCAGGAGCACGCTTAAAAAGCTATGATTATGATCCGATTCGGGCAGTGGCTTTGATGTTGGAACTGGGTTATTCAGAAAAAAAGCATCTCAAATTAGTGTATAAAACATCCAGTGATCCTTTTCGTATTCGTATCGCAACGATTATCCAAAGTCAGTTGAAAGATATCTTTATTGATGTGGAAATACGCAGTTATGACTGGGGAACATTTTATGGTGATATTAAAAATGGTCAGTTTCAAATGTATAGCTTAACCTGGGTGGGCATAAAGACACCGGATGTTTTTCGGCAGGTGTTTCATAGTCACTCATTACCCCCTGAAGGGGCAAATCGGGGACGTTTAAATAACCCAAAAATTGACCAAATGATAGAACTGGCGGAACAAGAAATGGATTTGCAACAGCAGGCAAATTTATATCAAATCCTGCAACAGGAATTGCATCAAGTATTACCCTATGTATCCTTATGGTATGAAGATAATATTGCTTTTTATCGTAAAAATATTCACGGCTATCAGGTTTCTCATGATGGTAATTATGATGGCCTGAAGAACGTTTATCGCTCCTTAAACAAAACAAACAAAATAAACAACAAGCAAAAGGATTAG
- a CDS encoding L,D-transpeptidase, with product MHNKNTSLIKPTRYVFVSIAEQRLLLIDNDSIEFDVSIATGKNGAGEQFGSECTPRGWHSVRAKIGQHCAENTVFVGRRPTGEIYSEHLQAEHPGRDWILTRILWLNGLEPGFNRSGTQDTMRRYIYIHGCPDSHPMGIPSSHGCIKMRNSDMIELFDRIDVGIAVLISEDKFSSIAQEHDIANNVPDA from the coding sequence ATGCACAATAAAAATACTTCACTCATAAAACCGACACGCTATGTGTTTGTTTCGATAGCAGAACAAAGGCTGTTATTGATAGATAATGATTCAATTGAATTTGATGTCAGTATTGCCACTGGGAAAAATGGTGCGGGTGAACAGTTTGGCAGTGAATGCACACCACGAGGCTGGCATAGTGTGCGGGCAAAAATCGGCCAACACTGTGCTGAAAATACCGTTTTTGTGGGTCGTAGACCCACTGGTGAAATTTACTCTGAACACCTGCAAGCAGAGCATCCGGGGCGAGACTGGATATTGACCCGTATTCTTTGGCTTAATGGCCTAGAACCAGGTTTTAATCGTTCTGGCACTCAGGACACGATGCGGCGATATATTTATATTCATGGTTGCCCTGATAGCCATCCCATGGGTATTCCTAGCTCTCATGGTTGCATAAAAATGCGTAACTCAGACATGATTGAGCTCTTTGATCGCATTGATGTGGGCATTGCTGTGCTGATTAGCGAAGATAAATTTTCCAGTATTGCTCAAGAGCATGACATAGCGAACAACGTCCCAGATGCATAA
- the nikB gene encoding nickel ABC transporter permease — MHNYILSRLASALIVILGVVCLVFLLIHIVPGDPVEVMLGESASGADREALRHALGLDLPLWQQFFSFLKGLLYLDLGTSLHSKQAVVDLIASRMGPTIELALASLGVAFIIAFPLGILAALNKDRWLDVGAMSFSLLGVSIPNFLMGPLLILLFSVFLGWFPVSGKSGIGSLVLPALTLGTALAAVLSRMIRASLLEVLNEDYIRTARAKGLSRLRIIGVHALRNALLPVITLIGLQIGALLAGAVITEIVFSWPGLGQLTIEAIQKRDYPVVQACILLISTTYVVINTLTDIAYGMLEPRIRLEHG, encoded by the coding sequence ATGCATAATTATATTCTTAGTCGTCTTGCCAGTGCCTTGATCGTTATCTTGGGAGTAGTTTGTCTGGTTTTTTTGCTTATTCACATCGTACCGGGCGATCCAGTAGAGGTGATGTTGGGTGAATCAGCAAGCGGGGCTGATCGAGAGGCATTACGTCATGCTTTAGGCTTGGATCTACCATTATGGCAACAGTTTTTTTCTTTCCTGAAAGGTTTGCTTTATTTGGATTTGGGCACGTCCTTACATTCTAAACAGGCCGTTGTGGATTTAATTGCCAGCCGAATGGGGCCGACCATCGAATTGGCGCTTGCATCACTAGGGGTCGCTTTTATCATCGCTTTTCCACTGGGGATTCTTGCCGCGCTGAACAAAGATCGATGGCTTGATGTCGGAGCAATGAGTTTTTCTTTGCTTGGGGTGTCTATTCCCAATTTTCTCATGGGTCCCTTATTAATTCTACTGTTTTCAGTGTTTCTGGGTTGGTTTCCCGTGAGTGGCAAGAGTGGTATTGGCTCTTTGGTTTTGCCGGCATTAACACTTGGCACAGCATTAGCCGCAGTGTTGTCTCGGATGATTCGCGCTTCATTATTGGAAGTCTTAAACGAGGACTATATTCGTACGGCACGGGCAAAAGGGCTTTCTAGACTGCGTATCATTGGCGTGCATGCATTACGCAATGCGCTATTGCCGGTGATCACATTGATCGGTTTGCAAATCGGTGCATTATTGGCGGGAGCCGTTATTACCGAAATTGTGTTCTCCTGGCCCGGACTTGGGCAACTCACGATAGAAGCGATTCAAAAGCGTGACTATCCCGTCGTGCAAGCTTGTATCTTATTGATCAGTACCACTTATGTCGTGATCAATACGCTGACGGATATTGCCTATGGCATGCTGGAACCGCGCATCAGACTAGAGCATGGATAA
- a CDS encoding ABC transporter permease — MKLYFSLGILGLWLLMVISVPFMNLQPNEIALEKILQMGDSTSFLGYDDLGRSIIDRLLTGAYTSFLVTFGVIFISLLLGTAIGVISGYVGGHWDHFIIRVIDIFMAFPGILLAIALAGLMGPGISNVIIALSVVGWVGYARLSRAQVMAIKQREHVQSAKALGASHARIIGFHILPLIVAPLIIEFTFGIASVVIAEAGLSFLGLGVQAPEASWGSMIRDGSQYLLMAPHMVLAPGLALMLVVLAVNLLGDAVRDKLDVKS, encoded by the coding sequence ATGAAACTGTACTTTTCCTTAGGTATTTTAGGTCTGTGGCTATTGATGGTTATAAGCGTACCCTTTATGAATTTACAGCCCAATGAAATTGCCCTAGAAAAAATCTTACAGATGGGTGATTCTACTTCATTTCTGGGCTATGATGATTTAGGACGCTCTATCATTGATCGTTTGCTAACAGGGGCTTACACTTCCTTTTTAGTGACGTTCGGAGTGATATTTATTTCTTTGCTACTGGGCACGGCTATTGGCGTGATCAGTGGCTATGTTGGCGGTCATTGGGATCACTTTATTATCCGGGTGATAGATATTTTTATGGCCTTTCCGGGGATTTTATTAGCCATTGCCTTAGCAGGCTTAATGGGGCCGGGTATCAGTAATGTGATTATTGCTTTGAGTGTTGTTGGCTGGGTGGGCTATGCACGGCTTTCCAGAGCACAGGTGATGGCCATTAAACAACGTGAACATGTGCAGTCAGCCAAAGCATTGGGTGCTTCTCATGCACGTATTATTGGCTTTCATATCCTACCGTTGATTGTTGCGCCCTTAATCATTGAGTTTACCTTTGGCATTGCCAGTGTGGTGATTGCTGAAGCAGGACTGTCTTTCTTAGGCTTGGGTGTACAAGCCCCAGAAGCCTCATGGGGCAGTATGATTCGTGATGGTAGTCAATATCTTTTGATGGCTCCACACATGGTCTTAGCACCGGGTTTGGCATTGATGCTGGTGGTTTTAGCCGTTAATCTGCTCGGCGATGCAGTACGGGATAAATTGGATGTAAAAAGTTAA
- the nagZ gene encoding beta-N-acetylhexosaminidase, with amino-acid sequence MTLGPVMVDIAGQELTADDKALLMDSLVGGVILFSRNYHSLAQLEQLVTDIQSLKKPRLLIAVDQEGGRVQRFKDGFTILPAMRRFGEIYDADQKTALELAQHCGWLMASEVCTTGVDISFAPVLDIDKGISSVIGDRAFHSDPFVVGKIAQAFIAGMNEAGMLATGKHFPGHGSIAADSHVAMPIDERPMREIEMDDLKPFQFMIDAGINALMMAHVIYSRVDPQPAGFSSFWMKTILRDKMHFQGAIFSDDLSMEGAVIAGDYPQRAKVSLETGCDMILVCNNRAAAWDVVKSLHGYENPASSLRLAHLHHKQAKTRDELVKEPRWKEVKAMLDKYVDEPSMNLLDPTNYPKIIS; translated from the coding sequence ATGACATTAGGTCCCGTTATGGTGGACATTGCAGGTCAAGAACTGACTGCAGATGACAAGGCTTTATTAATGGATTCCTTGGTTGGCGGGGTGATTCTTTTTAGTCGCAATTATCACTCGCTCGCACAATTAGAACAATTAGTGACTGACATACAAAGCCTAAAAAAACCACGCTTATTAATTGCCGTGGATCAAGAAGGCGGGCGGGTGCAACGTTTTAAAGATGGCTTTACCATTTTGCCTGCGATGCGACGCTTTGGTGAAATATATGATGCTGATCAAAAAACAGCCTTGGAACTGGCTCAACATTGCGGCTGGCTAATGGCCAGTGAAGTCTGTACAACCGGTGTAGATATCAGTTTTGCACCGGTGTTGGATATTGATAAGGGAATCAGTTCAGTGATCGGTGATCGTGCCTTTCATAGTGATCCCTTTGTCGTAGGGAAAATCGCTCAGGCTTTTATTGCCGGTATGAACGAAGCTGGTATGCTGGCTACGGGCAAGCATTTTCCCGGTCATGGTTCGATTGCCGCCGATTCTCATGTGGCCATGCCTATTGATGAGCGTCCCATGCGGGAAATTGAAATGGATGACTTGAAACCTTTTCAATTCATGATTGATGCGGGCATTAATGCCCTGATGATGGCACATGTGATTTATTCACGAGTTGATCCGCAGCCAGCTGGTTTTTCCAGTTTTTGGATGAAAACCATTTTACGCGATAAAATGCATTTTCAGGGTGCTATTTTCAGTGATGATTTATCCATGGAAGGGGCAGTCATTGCCGGTGACTATCCGCAACGAGCAAAAGTTTCTTTGGAGACCGGCTGTGACATGATCCTAGTGTGCAATAACCGTGCAGCAGCCTGGGATGTGGTCAAAAGCCTGCACGGTTATGAAAATCCGGCATCGAGTCTGCGCTTAGCGCATTTACATCACAAGCAGGCTAAAACGCGTGATGAACTGGTGAAAGAACCACGTTGGAAAGAAGTGAAAGCCATGCTGGATAAGTATGTTGATGAGCCATCGATGAACCTACTTGACCCAACTAATTATCCTAAAATAATCAGTTGA
- a CDS encoding mechanosensitive ion channel family protein, translating to MESAEFELKQWLLQLEFLRGDGLWVTEAFLIIVIALMFNFFQKRMIHKLYTKLKTTKNPWDEALIESLAKPISAFIWLWGITIAANVMADANNVSIFDNLVKPTRQVGVIVILTWFVLRLIIRVERNLIKIGRQKEDNYDVTTVQAITKLFRVSVVITGALIMMQELGVSVSGVLAFGGIGGMAIGFAAKDLLSNFFGGLMLYLDRPFAVGDWIRSPDRSIEGTVECIGWRLTIIRTFDKRPLYVPNSTFASISVENPSRMTHRRIKETIGIRYDDSAKLEVILNDVRAMLKNHDEIDSRQTLMVNFNEFAPSSLDFFIYTFTKTTNWIKYHEVKQDVLLQILQIIEKHGAEVAFPTSTLHLNGDLGSNNHSLGINNDGINNPINK from the coding sequence ATGGAATCAGCTGAGTTTGAGTTAAAACAGTGGCTGTTACAATTGGAATTTTTACGGGGTGATGGGCTGTGGGTCACGGAAGCTTTTTTGATCATTGTCATTGCATTGATGTTCAATTTTTTCCAAAAGCGCATGATTCATAAACTGTACACGAAATTAAAAACCACCAAAAATCCTTGGGATGAAGCCTTAATTGAATCCCTAGCCAAACCTATCTCGGCATTTATCTGGCTGTGGGGCATTACCATTGCTGCCAACGTGATGGCGGATGCCAACAATGTCAGTATCTTTGATAACCTGGTCAAACCCACCCGACAAGTCGGTGTCATAGTGATACTCACTTGGTTTGTGTTGCGTTTAATTATTCGCGTGGAACGCAATCTGATTAAAATAGGCCGTCAAAAAGAAGACAATTATGATGTCACGACGGTACAGGCAATTACCAAATTGTTTCGTGTATCGGTTGTTATTACCGGTGCATTGATCATGATGCAAGAATTGGGTGTCAGTGTTTCTGGTGTGCTGGCTTTTGGTGGAATTGGTGGCATGGCCATTGGTTTTGCGGCAAAAGACTTGTTGTCGAACTTCTTTGGTGGACTGATGCTTTATTTAGACAGACCTTTTGCTGTAGGGGATTGGATTCGTTCACCTGATCGCAGTATAGAAGGCACAGTAGAGTGTATTGGCTGGCGACTGACAATCATTCGTACCTTTGATAAGCGCCCCCTCTATGTGCCAAATTCCACCTTTGCCAGTATTTCAGTGGAAAACCCATCACGCATGACTCATCGACGCATTAAAGAAACCATTGGTATACGCTATGATGATAGCGCTAAATTGGAAGTCATTTTAAATGATGTGCGAGCAATGCTGAAAAATCATGATGAAATTGATAGTAGGCAAACCTTGATGGTTAATTTTAATGAATTTGCCCCCTCATCTTTGGATTTTTTCATCTATACTTTTACTAAGACAACCAATTGGATTAAGTATCATGAGGTTAAGCAGGATGTGTTATTGCAAATTTTGCAAATCATTGAAAAGCATGGTGCAGAAGTTGCTTTTCCAACCTCGACTTTACATCTTAATGGTGACTTAGGTTCGAATAATCATAGCCTTGGTATTAATAACGATGGCATCAATAACCCTATCAACAAATAA